Proteins encoded within one genomic window of Calonectris borealis chromosome 1, bCalBor7.hap1.2, whole genome shotgun sequence:
- the RRM1 gene encoding ribonucleoside-diphosphate reductase large subunit isoform X9: MHVVKRDGRQERVMFDKITSRIQKLCYGLNADFVDPAQITMKVIQGLYSGVTTVELDTLAAETAATLTTKHPDYAILAARIAVSNLHKETKKVFSDVMDDLYNYINPHNGKHSPMISKETLDIVLANKDRLNSAIIYDRDFSYNYFGFKTLERSYLLKINSKVAERPQHMLMRVSVGIHKNDIDAAIETYNLLSERWFTHASPTLFNAGTNRPQLSSCFLLCMKDDSIEGIYDTLKQCALISKSAGGIGLAVSCIRATGSYIAGTNGNSNGLVPMLRVYNNTARYVDQGGNKRPGAFAIYLEPWHLDIFEFLDLKKNTGKEEQRARDLFFALWIPDLFMKRVETNQDWSLMCPNECPGLDEVWGEEFEKLYESYEKQGRVRRVVKAQQLWYAIIESQTETGTPYMLYKDSCNRKSNQQNLGTIKCSNLCTEIVEYTSKDEVAVCNLASIALNMYVTSEHTYDFKKLAEVTKVIVRNLNKIIDINYYPVPEAERSNRRHRPIGIGVQGLADAFILMRYPFESPEAQRLNQQIFETIYYGALEASCELAKEQGPYETYEGSPVSKGILQYDMWNVTPSDLWDWKALKEKIAKSFFKTVLWMVFFHFCSYKPERAHPLDSDLAELLFHLGCISRTVCVPGKQR, translated from the exons ATGCACGTCGTCAAGCGGG ATGGACGCCAAGAGCGTGTCATGTTCGACAAGATCACGTCGCGCATCCAGAAGCTCTGCTATGGGCTCAACGCTGACTTTGTCGATCCT GCCCAGATCACTATGAAAGTGATTCAGGGGCTGTACAGTGGTGTCACGACGGTGGAACTGGATACGCTGGCTGCTGAAACGGCTGCAACCCTGACCACCAAACACCCTGACTACGCTATCCTGGCAGCAAGGATTGCAGTGTCCAATTTGCACAAAGAAACTAAGAAGGTGTTCAGTG ATGTGATGGATGATCTGTACAACTACATAAACCCTCATAATGGGAAGCACTCACCAATGATCTCCAAAGAAACTCTAGACATAGTTTTGGCCAACAAAGAT CGCCTGAATTCTGCCATTATCTACGACAGAGACTTCTCCTACAACTATTTTGGTTTTAAG actctAGAACGCTCCTACTTGCTGAAAATCAACTCAAAAG TTGCTGAGCGTCCTCAACATATGTTGATGAGGGTATCGGTGGGGATCCACAAAAATGACATTGATGCTGCAATTGAAACTTACAATCTTCTGTCTGAAAGGTGGTTTACCCATGCCTCCCCCACGTTATTCAATGCGGGCACCAACCGGCCTCAGCTTTCCAG TTGCTTCCTGCTGTGCATGAAGGATGACAGCATTGAGGGAATCTATGACACTCTCAAGCAGTGTGCACTGATCTCAAAGTCTGCTGGTGGGATTGGCCTTGCTGTGAGCTGTATCCGAGCCACAGGCAGCTATATTGCTGGG ACAAATGGAAATTCCAACGGGCTTGTTCCAATGCTGAGAGTCTATAACAACACCGCCCGTTACGTGGATCAAGGTGGAAACAAG AGACCCGGGGCTTTTGCCATCTACCTGGAGCCATGGCATTTGGACATCTTTGAGTTTCTTGACTTAAAGAAGAACACTGGAAAGGAAGAGCAGCGAGCCAGAGACCTTTTCTTTGCCCTCTGGATTCCTGATCTCTTCATGAAGCGAGTTGAAACCAACCAG GACTGGTCCTTAATGTGTCCAAACGAGTGTCCTGGCCTAGATGAGGTTTGGGGAGAGGAATTTGAGAAACTATATGAAAG TTACGAGAAGCAAGGCCGTGTCCGCAGAGTGGTGAAGGCCCAGCAGCTCTGGTACGCTATCATTGAATCTCAGACAGAGACCGGCACACCGTACATGCTGTACAAAGACTCTTGCAACCGGAAGAGCAATCAGCAGAACTTGGGGACCATCAAATGCAGCAATCTGTGTACAGAAATAGTGGAGTATACTAGCAAAGACGAG GTTGCGGTTTGTAATTTGGCCTCTATAGCCCTGAACATGTATGTCACTTCAGAGCATACATATGATTTCAAGAAGCTAGCTGAAGTCACTAAAGTTATTGTCCGAAACCTGAACAAAATCATTGATATCAACTACTACCCTGTGCCAGAG GCTGAGCGCTCCAACAGACGCCATCGTCCCATTGGCATTGGTGTGCAGGGCCTGGCAGATGCTTTCATCTTGATGAGGTACCCCTTTGAAAGTCCTGAGGCCCAGCGCTTGAACCAGCAAATTTTTGAGACCATTTATTATGGTGCTTTGGAAGCCAGCTGTGAACTTGCCAAGGAGCAAGGACCATATGAAACATATGAGGGTTCTCCTGTCAGCAAAGGA ATTCTTCAGTATGACATGTGGAATGTCACCCCGTCTGATCTTTGGGACTGGAAGGCTTTAAAGGAGAAGATTGCTAA atctttcttcaaaactgttttgtggatggttttctttcatttttgttcttacaAGCCAGAGAGAGCCCATCCCCTAGACTCTGATTTGGCTGAGCTCTTATTTCATCTTGGATGCATCAGCAGAACGGTTTGTGTTCCAGGCAAACAAAGGTAG
- the RRM1 gene encoding ribonucleoside-diphosphate reductase large subunit isoform X7 — MHVVKRDGRQERVMFDKITSRIQKLCYGLNADFVDPAQITMKVIQGLYSGVTTVELDTLAAETAATLTTKHPDYAILAARIAVSNLHKETKKVFSDVMDDLYNYINPHNGKHSPMISKETLDIVLANKDRLNSAIIYDRDFSYNYFGFKTLERSYLLKINSKVAERPQHMLMRVSVGIHKNDIDAAIETYNLLSERWFTHASPTLFNAGTNRPQLSSCFLLCMKDDSIEGIYDTLKQCALISKSAGGIGLAVSCIRATGSYIAGTNGNSNGLVPMLRVYNNTARYVDQGGNKRPGAFAIYLEPWHLDIFEFLDLKKNTGKEEQRARDLFFALWIPDLFMKRVETNQDWSLMCPNECPGLDEVWGEEFEKLYESYEKQGRVRRVVKAQQLWYAIIESQTETGTPYMLYKDSCNRKSNQQNLGTIKCSNLCTEIVEYTSKDEVAVCNLASIALNMYVTSEHTYDFKKLAEVTKVIVRNLNKIIDINYYPVPEAERSNRRHRPIGIGVQGLADAFILMRYPFESPEAQRLNQQIFETIYYGALEASCELAKEQGPYETYEGSPVSKGILQYDMWNVTPSDLWDWKALKEKIAKYGVRNSLLLSPMPTASTAQILGNNESIEPYTSNIYTRRVLSGEFQVVNPHLLKDLTERGLWNEEMKNQIIAHNGSIQNIPEIPDDLKQLYKTVWEISQKTILKMAADRGAFIDQSQSLNIHIAEPNYGKLTSMHFYGWKQGLKTGMYYLRTKPAANPIQFTLNKEKLREREKASKEEEEKERNKAAMV; from the exons ATGCACGTCGTCAAGCGGG ATGGACGCCAAGAGCGTGTCATGTTCGACAAGATCACGTCGCGCATCCAGAAGCTCTGCTATGGGCTCAACGCTGACTTTGTCGATCCT GCCCAGATCACTATGAAAGTGATTCAGGGGCTGTACAGTGGTGTCACGACGGTGGAACTGGATACGCTGGCTGCTGAAACGGCTGCAACCCTGACCACCAAACACCCTGACTACGCTATCCTGGCAGCAAGGATTGCAGTGTCCAATTTGCACAAAGAAACTAAGAAGGTGTTCAGTG ATGTGATGGATGATCTGTACAACTACATAAACCCTCATAATGGGAAGCACTCACCAATGATCTCCAAAGAAACTCTAGACATAGTTTTGGCCAACAAAGAT CGCCTGAATTCTGCCATTATCTACGACAGAGACTTCTCCTACAACTATTTTGGTTTTAAG actctAGAACGCTCCTACTTGCTGAAAATCAACTCAAAAG TTGCTGAGCGTCCTCAACATATGTTGATGAGGGTATCGGTGGGGATCCACAAAAATGACATTGATGCTGCAATTGAAACTTACAATCTTCTGTCTGAAAGGTGGTTTACCCATGCCTCCCCCACGTTATTCAATGCGGGCACCAACCGGCCTCAGCTTTCCAG TTGCTTCCTGCTGTGCATGAAGGATGACAGCATTGAGGGAATCTATGACACTCTCAAGCAGTGTGCACTGATCTCAAAGTCTGCTGGTGGGATTGGCCTTGCTGTGAGCTGTATCCGAGCCACAGGCAGCTATATTGCTGGG ACAAATGGAAATTCCAACGGGCTTGTTCCAATGCTGAGAGTCTATAACAACACCGCCCGTTACGTGGATCAAGGTGGAAACAAG AGACCCGGGGCTTTTGCCATCTACCTGGAGCCATGGCATTTGGACATCTTTGAGTTTCTTGACTTAAAGAAGAACACTGGAAAGGAAGAGCAGCGAGCCAGAGACCTTTTCTTTGCCCTCTGGATTCCTGATCTCTTCATGAAGCGAGTTGAAACCAACCAG GACTGGTCCTTAATGTGTCCAAACGAGTGTCCTGGCCTAGATGAGGTTTGGGGAGAGGAATTTGAGAAACTATATGAAAG TTACGAGAAGCAAGGCCGTGTCCGCAGAGTGGTGAAGGCCCAGCAGCTCTGGTACGCTATCATTGAATCTCAGACAGAGACCGGCACACCGTACATGCTGTACAAAGACTCTTGCAACCGGAAGAGCAATCAGCAGAACTTGGGGACCATCAAATGCAGCAATCTGTGTACAGAAATAGTGGAGTATACTAGCAAAGACGAG GTTGCGGTTTGTAATTTGGCCTCTATAGCCCTGAACATGTATGTCACTTCAGAGCATACATATGATTTCAAGAAGCTAGCTGAAGTCACTAAAGTTATTGTCCGAAACCTGAACAAAATCATTGATATCAACTACTACCCTGTGCCAGAG GCTGAGCGCTCCAACAGACGCCATCGTCCCATTGGCATTGGTGTGCAGGGCCTGGCAGATGCTTTCATCTTGATGAGGTACCCCTTTGAAAGTCCTGAGGCCCAGCGCTTGAACCAGCAAATTTTTGAGACCATTTATTATGGTGCTTTGGAAGCCAGCTGTGAACTTGCCAAGGAGCAAGGACCATATGAAACATATGAGGGTTCTCCTGTCAGCAAAGGA ATTCTTCAGTATGACATGTGGAATGTCACCCCGTCTGATCTTTGGGACTGGAAGGCTTTAAAGGAGAAGATTGCTAA ATATGGTGTCAGAAACAGCCTTCTCCTTTCTCCCATGCCAACTGCTTCTACTGCTCAGATCTTGGGCAATAACGAATCCATTGAGCCCTACACCAGTAACATCTACACACGCAGAGTCCTCTCAGGAGAGTTTCAG GTTGTGAATCCGCACTTGTTGAAGGATCTCACAGAGAGGGGCCTGTGGAATGAGGAGATGAAAAACCAAATCATTGCTCACAACGGCTCTATCCAG AATATACCTGAGATTCCTGATGACTTGAAGCAACTCTATAAGACAGTGTGGGAGATCTCCCAGAAAACTATCCTCAAGATGGCAGCAGACAGAGGAGCTTTCATTGATCAGAGCCAGTCTCTCAACATCCACATTGCAGAACCCAACTACGGCAAACTCACCAGCATGCACTTCTACGGGTGGAAGCAG GGTCTGAAGACTGGCATGTACTATCTaaggacaaaaccagctgctAACCCCATCCAGTTCACCCTGAACAAAGAGAAACTCAGAGAGCGGGAGAAGGCCtccaaggaagaggaggagaaggagaggaataAAGCAGCCATG
- the RRM1 gene encoding ribonucleoside-diphosphate reductase large subunit isoform X8, translating to MHVVKRDGRQERVMFDKITSRIQKLCYGLNADFVDPAQITMKVIQGLYSGVTTVELDTLAAETAATLTTKHPDYAILAARIAVSNLHKETKKVFSDVMDDLYNYINPHNGKHSPMISKETLDIVLANKDRLNSAIIYDRDFSYNYFGFKTLERSYLLKINSKVAERPQHMLMRVSVGIHKNDIDAAIETYNLLSERWFTHASPTLFNAGTNRPQLSSCFLLCMKDDSIEGIYDTLKQCALISKSAGGIGLAVSCIRATGSYIAGTNGNSNGLVPMLRVYNNTARYVDQGGNKRPGAFAIYLEPWHLDIFEFLDLKKNTGKEEQRARDLFFALWIPDLFMKRVETNQDWSLMCPNECPGLDEVWGEEFEKLYESYEKQGRVRRVVKAQQLWYAIIESQTETGTPYMLYKDSCNRKSNQQNLGTIKCSNLCTEIVEYTSKDEVAVCNLASIALNMYVTSEHTYDFKKLAEVTKVIVRNLNKIIDINYYPVPEAERSNRRHRPIGIGVQGLADAFILMRYPFESPEAQRLNQQIFETIYYGALEASCELAKEQGPYETYEGSPVSKGILQYDMWNVTPSDLWDWKALKEKIAKYGVRNSLLLSPMPTASTAQILGNNESIEPYTSNIYTRRVLSGEFQVVNPHLLKDLTERGLWNEEMKNQIIAHNGSIQNIPEIPDDLKQLYKTVWEISQKTILKMAADRGAFIDQSQSLNIHIAEPNYGKLTSMHFYGWKQGLKTGMYYLRTKPAANPIQFTLNKEKLREREKASKEEEEKERNKAAM from the exons ATGCACGTCGTCAAGCGGG ATGGACGCCAAGAGCGTGTCATGTTCGACAAGATCACGTCGCGCATCCAGAAGCTCTGCTATGGGCTCAACGCTGACTTTGTCGATCCT GCCCAGATCACTATGAAAGTGATTCAGGGGCTGTACAGTGGTGTCACGACGGTGGAACTGGATACGCTGGCTGCTGAAACGGCTGCAACCCTGACCACCAAACACCCTGACTACGCTATCCTGGCAGCAAGGATTGCAGTGTCCAATTTGCACAAAGAAACTAAGAAGGTGTTCAGTG ATGTGATGGATGATCTGTACAACTACATAAACCCTCATAATGGGAAGCACTCACCAATGATCTCCAAAGAAACTCTAGACATAGTTTTGGCCAACAAAGAT CGCCTGAATTCTGCCATTATCTACGACAGAGACTTCTCCTACAACTATTTTGGTTTTAAG actctAGAACGCTCCTACTTGCTGAAAATCAACTCAAAAG TTGCTGAGCGTCCTCAACATATGTTGATGAGGGTATCGGTGGGGATCCACAAAAATGACATTGATGCTGCAATTGAAACTTACAATCTTCTGTCTGAAAGGTGGTTTACCCATGCCTCCCCCACGTTATTCAATGCGGGCACCAACCGGCCTCAGCTTTCCAG TTGCTTCCTGCTGTGCATGAAGGATGACAGCATTGAGGGAATCTATGACACTCTCAAGCAGTGTGCACTGATCTCAAAGTCTGCTGGTGGGATTGGCCTTGCTGTGAGCTGTATCCGAGCCACAGGCAGCTATATTGCTGGG ACAAATGGAAATTCCAACGGGCTTGTTCCAATGCTGAGAGTCTATAACAACACCGCCCGTTACGTGGATCAAGGTGGAAACAAG AGACCCGGGGCTTTTGCCATCTACCTGGAGCCATGGCATTTGGACATCTTTGAGTTTCTTGACTTAAAGAAGAACACTGGAAAGGAAGAGCAGCGAGCCAGAGACCTTTTCTTTGCCCTCTGGATTCCTGATCTCTTCATGAAGCGAGTTGAAACCAACCAG GACTGGTCCTTAATGTGTCCAAACGAGTGTCCTGGCCTAGATGAGGTTTGGGGAGAGGAATTTGAGAAACTATATGAAAG TTACGAGAAGCAAGGCCGTGTCCGCAGAGTGGTGAAGGCCCAGCAGCTCTGGTACGCTATCATTGAATCTCAGACAGAGACCGGCACACCGTACATGCTGTACAAAGACTCTTGCAACCGGAAGAGCAATCAGCAGAACTTGGGGACCATCAAATGCAGCAATCTGTGTACAGAAATAGTGGAGTATACTAGCAAAGACGAG GTTGCGGTTTGTAATTTGGCCTCTATAGCCCTGAACATGTATGTCACTTCAGAGCATACATATGATTTCAAGAAGCTAGCTGAAGTCACTAAAGTTATTGTCCGAAACCTGAACAAAATCATTGATATCAACTACTACCCTGTGCCAGAG GCTGAGCGCTCCAACAGACGCCATCGTCCCATTGGCATTGGTGTGCAGGGCCTGGCAGATGCTTTCATCTTGATGAGGTACCCCTTTGAAAGTCCTGAGGCCCAGCGCTTGAACCAGCAAATTTTTGAGACCATTTATTATGGTGCTTTGGAAGCCAGCTGTGAACTTGCCAAGGAGCAAGGACCATATGAAACATATGAGGGTTCTCCTGTCAGCAAAGGA ATTCTTCAGTATGACATGTGGAATGTCACCCCGTCTGATCTTTGGGACTGGAAGGCTTTAAAGGAGAAGATTGCTAA ATATGGTGTCAGAAACAGCCTTCTCCTTTCTCCCATGCCAACTGCTTCTACTGCTCAGATCTTGGGCAATAACGAATCCATTGAGCCCTACACCAGTAACATCTACACACGCAGAGTCCTCTCAGGAGAGTTTCAG GTTGTGAATCCGCACTTGTTGAAGGATCTCACAGAGAGGGGCCTGTGGAATGAGGAGATGAAAAACCAAATCATTGCTCACAACGGCTCTATCCAG AATATACCTGAGATTCCTGATGACTTGAAGCAACTCTATAAGACAGTGTGGGAGATCTCCCAGAAAACTATCCTCAAGATGGCAGCAGACAGAGGAGCTTTCATTGATCAGAGCCAGTCTCTCAACATCCACATTGCAGAACCCAACTACGGCAAACTCACCAGCATGCACTTCTACGGGTGGAAGCAG GGTCTGAAGACTGGCATGTACTATCTaaggacaaaaccagctgctAACCCCATCCAGTTCACCCTGAACAAAGAGAAACTCAGAGAGCGGGAGAAGGCCtccaaggaagaggaggagaaggagaggaataAAGCAGCCATG TAA
- the RRM1 gene encoding ribonucleoside-diphosphate reductase large subunit isoform X5, translating into MHVVKRDGRQERVMFDKITSRIQKLCYGLNADFVDPAQITMKVIQGLYSGVTTVELDTLAAETAATLTTKHPDYAILAARIAVSNLHKETKKVFSDVMDDLYNYINPHNGKHSPMISKETLDIVLANKDRLNSAIIYDRDFSYNYFGFKTLERSYLLKINSKVAERPQHMLMRVSVGIHKNDIDAAIETYNLLSERWFTHASPTLFNAGTNRPQLSSCFLLCMKDDSIEGIYDTLKQCALISKSAGGIGLAVSCIRATGSYIAGTNGNSNGLVPMLRVYNNTARYVDQGGNKRPGAFAIYLEPWHLDIFEFLDLKKNTGKEEQRARDLFFALWIPDLFMKRVETNQDWSLMCPNECPGLDEVWGEEFEKLYESYEKQGRVRRVVKAQQLWYAIIESQTETGTPYMLYKDSCNRKSNQQNLGTIKCSNLCTEIVEYTSKDEVAVCNLASIALNMYVTSEHTYDFKKLAEVTKVIVRNLNKIIDINYYPVPEAERSNRRHRPIGIGVQGLADAFILMRYPFESPEAQRLNQQIFETIYYGALEASCELAKEQGPYETYEGSPVSKGILQYDMWNVTPSDLWDWKALKEKIAKYGVRNSLLLSPMPTASTAQILGNNESIEPYTSNIYTRRVLSGEFQVVNPHLLKDLTERGLWNEEMKNQIIAHNGSIQNIPEIPDDLKQLYKTVWEISQKTILKMAADRGAFIDQSQSLNIHIAEPNYGKLTSMHFYGWKQGLKTGMYYLRTKPAANPIQFTLNKEKLREREKASKEEEEKERNKAAMIYPEHSSYLIPYHNFHGDTLLVSVVLSSKR; encoded by the exons ATGCACGTCGTCAAGCGGG ATGGACGCCAAGAGCGTGTCATGTTCGACAAGATCACGTCGCGCATCCAGAAGCTCTGCTATGGGCTCAACGCTGACTTTGTCGATCCT GCCCAGATCACTATGAAAGTGATTCAGGGGCTGTACAGTGGTGTCACGACGGTGGAACTGGATACGCTGGCTGCTGAAACGGCTGCAACCCTGACCACCAAACACCCTGACTACGCTATCCTGGCAGCAAGGATTGCAGTGTCCAATTTGCACAAAGAAACTAAGAAGGTGTTCAGTG ATGTGATGGATGATCTGTACAACTACATAAACCCTCATAATGGGAAGCACTCACCAATGATCTCCAAAGAAACTCTAGACATAGTTTTGGCCAACAAAGAT CGCCTGAATTCTGCCATTATCTACGACAGAGACTTCTCCTACAACTATTTTGGTTTTAAG actctAGAACGCTCCTACTTGCTGAAAATCAACTCAAAAG TTGCTGAGCGTCCTCAACATATGTTGATGAGGGTATCGGTGGGGATCCACAAAAATGACATTGATGCTGCAATTGAAACTTACAATCTTCTGTCTGAAAGGTGGTTTACCCATGCCTCCCCCACGTTATTCAATGCGGGCACCAACCGGCCTCAGCTTTCCAG TTGCTTCCTGCTGTGCATGAAGGATGACAGCATTGAGGGAATCTATGACACTCTCAAGCAGTGTGCACTGATCTCAAAGTCTGCTGGTGGGATTGGCCTTGCTGTGAGCTGTATCCGAGCCACAGGCAGCTATATTGCTGGG ACAAATGGAAATTCCAACGGGCTTGTTCCAATGCTGAGAGTCTATAACAACACCGCCCGTTACGTGGATCAAGGTGGAAACAAG AGACCCGGGGCTTTTGCCATCTACCTGGAGCCATGGCATTTGGACATCTTTGAGTTTCTTGACTTAAAGAAGAACACTGGAAAGGAAGAGCAGCGAGCCAGAGACCTTTTCTTTGCCCTCTGGATTCCTGATCTCTTCATGAAGCGAGTTGAAACCAACCAG GACTGGTCCTTAATGTGTCCAAACGAGTGTCCTGGCCTAGATGAGGTTTGGGGAGAGGAATTTGAGAAACTATATGAAAG TTACGAGAAGCAAGGCCGTGTCCGCAGAGTGGTGAAGGCCCAGCAGCTCTGGTACGCTATCATTGAATCTCAGACAGAGACCGGCACACCGTACATGCTGTACAAAGACTCTTGCAACCGGAAGAGCAATCAGCAGAACTTGGGGACCATCAAATGCAGCAATCTGTGTACAGAAATAGTGGAGTATACTAGCAAAGACGAG GTTGCGGTTTGTAATTTGGCCTCTATAGCCCTGAACATGTATGTCACTTCAGAGCATACATATGATTTCAAGAAGCTAGCTGAAGTCACTAAAGTTATTGTCCGAAACCTGAACAAAATCATTGATATCAACTACTACCCTGTGCCAGAG GCTGAGCGCTCCAACAGACGCCATCGTCCCATTGGCATTGGTGTGCAGGGCCTGGCAGATGCTTTCATCTTGATGAGGTACCCCTTTGAAAGTCCTGAGGCCCAGCGCTTGAACCAGCAAATTTTTGAGACCATTTATTATGGTGCTTTGGAAGCCAGCTGTGAACTTGCCAAGGAGCAAGGACCATATGAAACATATGAGGGTTCTCCTGTCAGCAAAGGA ATTCTTCAGTATGACATGTGGAATGTCACCCCGTCTGATCTTTGGGACTGGAAGGCTTTAAAGGAGAAGATTGCTAA ATATGGTGTCAGAAACAGCCTTCTCCTTTCTCCCATGCCAACTGCTTCTACTGCTCAGATCTTGGGCAATAACGAATCCATTGAGCCCTACACCAGTAACATCTACACACGCAGAGTCCTCTCAGGAGAGTTTCAG GTTGTGAATCCGCACTTGTTGAAGGATCTCACAGAGAGGGGCCTGTGGAATGAGGAGATGAAAAACCAAATCATTGCTCACAACGGCTCTATCCAG AATATACCTGAGATTCCTGATGACTTGAAGCAACTCTATAAGACAGTGTGGGAGATCTCCCAGAAAACTATCCTCAAGATGGCAGCAGACAGAGGAGCTTTCATTGATCAGAGCCAGTCTCTCAACATCCACATTGCAGAACCCAACTACGGCAAACTCACCAGCATGCACTTCTACGGGTGGAAGCAG GGTCTGAAGACTGGCATGTACTATCTaaggacaaaaccagctgctAACCCCATCCAGTTCACCCTGAACAAAGAGAAACTCAGAGAGCGGGAGAAGGCCtccaaggaagaggaggagaaggagaggaataAAGCAGCCATG